In the genome of Ignavibacteriales bacterium, one region contains:
- a CDS encoding Gfo/Idh/MocA family oxidoreductase → MKIGVLGLGYWGPNLVRNFLAQKNVTKVIGCDQRPERLKFIKDKFPSTELTNNCSELFEGDADAIVIATPVDSHFNFAKKALESGKHIWVEKPFTSNSRQAEELIELADKKNLKIFVDHTFIYTGAVRKMKQLVSSGELGKVLYFDSVRVNLGLFQNDVNVMWDLAPHDLSIMNYVISDHKVTGVCATGIANYNGHENIAHLSVYFDDNCFAHFHVNWTSPVKIRRMMIGGDKKMLVFDDMENFEKIKVYDSGVEINTDEKKYDALVQYRIGDMHSPKVAQTEALALAADEFIKSIDENRQPMTSGVDGLMVVKILEASNISIKNKGELVEINSDFVSI, encoded by the coding sequence ATGAAAATTGGAGTACTGGGATTAGGTTATTGGGGACCGAACCTTGTGCGGAATTTTTTAGCACAAAAAAATGTAACCAAAGTAATTGGGTGCGATCAAAGACCCGAAAGACTAAAATTTATTAAGGATAAATTTCCAAGTACAGAATTAACAAATAATTGTTCAGAATTATTTGAAGGTGATGCAGATGCAATCGTAATCGCAACACCTGTTGATTCGCATTTCAATTTTGCAAAAAAAGCACTTGAATCCGGAAAACATATCTGGGTTGAGAAACCATTTACATCAAACTCCCGTCAGGCAGAAGAACTGATTGAACTCGCTGATAAAAAAAATCTGAAGATCTTTGTTGATCACACGTTTATTTACACAGGCGCGGTTAGAAAAATGAAACAATTGGTTTCAAGCGGCGAACTCGGAAAAGTACTCTACTTTGATTCCGTCAGAGTTAATCTCGGATTATTTCAGAATGATGTAAATGTTATGTGGGATCTGGCACCTCACGATCTCTCCATCATGAATTATGTAATCAGCGATCATAAAGTAACAGGAGTTTGTGCAACCGGAATAGCTAATTATAATGGACACGAAAATATTGCGCATCTTTCAGTTTACTTTGATGATAACTGCTTCGCTCATTTTCATGTTAACTGGACATCACCTGTCAAGATCAGAAGAATGATGATTGGTGGTGACAAAAAAATGTTAGTCTTCGATGACATGGAAAATTTTGAAAAGATAAAAGTATATGACTCCGGTGTTGAAATTAATACTGATGAAAAAAAATATGATGCATTAGTTCAATATCGGATAGGGGATATGCATTCTCCAAAAGTGGCTCAGACAGAAGCTCTGGCTCTTGCTGCAGATGAATTCATCAAGTCAATCGATGAGAACAGACAACCGATGACAAGCGGAGTTGACGGACTTATGGTTGTAAAGATCCTGGAGGCGAGTAATATTTCAATTAAGAACAAAGGTGAACTGGTAGAAATAAATTCTGATTTTGTTTCTATCTAA
- a CDS encoding discoidin domain-containing protein: protein MKNNLLLVVVMALLIPFASYSQTGYLARLANGVIVNSNTYEFDVLLRSTGSNFQLTSYQGAFTISQNFTKGGTITFSYINSTSSFSSIPPSVAIGSNTIDGSLELAFASMPGNETITSSEVRIGRFRLTNTTEFGYCSPAINWDFTGASSTILTGTGFTNITNQLNHVDLDIFAGLIKYNAMDVIASATTDPNTAPEKANDGLGYYDGDPNARWASEPMPEWIQFDLGTSREICLARLSFYNFQSGRIYEFTLQSSIDGNSWSPILNNIFSVEEEWTVVQFAQTTARYLRIIFNGNNQNTWANLWEGEMWGPDGVFPVELSSFTAQLLHNKVQLDWSTSTETNNYGFEIQRKNSVDENSDWVKIGFVEGAGNSNSLKVYSFVDNTLLPGTSYYRLKQVDTDGKFSYTEEIEIVNDIPLSFELNQNYPNPFNPSTIIKFSLPQDIVVKLSVYNILGELVQTLVDQQMKAGYHEITFNASGLSSGHYFYRIETDQYVEIKKMVLIK from the coding sequence ATGAAAAATAATCTACTACTCGTCGTTGTTATGGCGCTTTTAATACCATTCGCGTCATACTCTCAAACAGGATATCTTGCACGTTTAGCAAATGGAGTTATAGTTAACTCAAATACTTACGAATTTGATGTCTTGTTAAGATCCACAGGATCTAATTTTCAATTAACTTCTTATCAGGGAGCCTTTACAATATCCCAAAATTTCACAAAAGGCGGAACGATAACATTTAGTTATATCAATTCAACTTCATCCTTCAGTTCTATTCCGCCTTCAGTCGCTATTGGTTCCAACACAATTGATGGTTCACTCGAACTTGCTTTTGCATCAATGCCAGGTAATGAAACAATAACAAGTTCTGAGGTACGTATTGGCAGATTCAGATTGACCAATACTACAGAGTTTGGTTATTGTTCCCCAGCCATAAACTGGGACTTCACAGGTGCAAGCAGCACAATCCTTACAGGTACAGGTTTTACAAATATTACAAATCAACTCAACCACGTTGATCTCGACATTTTTGCAGGACTAATCAAATATAATGCAATGGATGTGATTGCATCGGCAACAACCGATCCCAATACAGCACCGGAAAAAGCTAATGACGGACTTGGTTATTATGATGGCGATCCTAATGCGAGATGGGCTTCAGAACCCATGCCCGAGTGGATTCAATTTGATCTGGGAACATCACGTGAAATTTGTCTTGCCCGACTTTCATTCTATAACTTTCAGTCAGGAAGAATTTATGAATTCACACTTCAGTCATCTATTGACGGCAACAGCTGGTCACCAATACTGAATAATATTTTTTCTGTTGAAGAAGAATGGACTGTTGTTCAGTTTGCGCAAACTACTGCCAGGTATTTACGAATAATTTTTAACGGAAATAATCAAAATACTTGGGCTAATCTGTGGGAAGGCGAAATGTGGGGACCTGATGGTGTATTCCCGGTTGAGTTATCATCGTTTACTGCTCAACTGCTACATAACAAAGTACAGCTTGATTGGTCAACGTCAACAGAAACGAATAACTATGGTTTCGAGATTCAAAGGAAAAATTCAGTTGATGAAAATTCCGACTGGGTAAAGATAGGATTTGTCGAAGGCGCTGGCAACAGCAACAGTCTGAAAGTTTATTCGTTTGTTGATAATACACTATTACCAGGAACTTCTTACTACAGATTGAAACAAGTCGACACAGACGGAAAATTTTCTTATACCGAGGAAATTGAAATCGTTAACGACATCCCATTGAGTTTTGAATTAAATCAGAATTATCCAAATCCTTTTAATCCATCTACTATAATAAAATTCTCTCTTCCTCAGGATATAGTTGTTAAACTAAGTGTATATAATATTCTTGGCGAATTGGTACAAACACTTGTTGATCAACAAATGAAAGCGGGATATCATGAAATTACATTCAATGCTTCCGGACTTTCTTCAGGACATTATTTCTACAGAATAGAAACTGACCAATATGTTGAAATTAAAAAGATGGTCCTGATCAAATAA
- a CDS encoding N-acetyltransferase: MEKKNINNVKLGKEVKIFDFVNLYGCSIDDYSKVGTFVEIQKNSTVGKNCKISSHTFICEGVHIEDNVFIGHNVTFINDKYPRATNLDGSMQTESDWKVEETFIKKGASIGSSSTILCGVTVGENAIVGAGAVVTKSVPANTIVAGVPAKVIKKL, translated from the coding sequence GTGGAAAAAAAGAATATAAACAACGTTAAATTAGGTAAGGAAGTTAAAATATTTGATTTTGTAAATCTTTATGGATGTTCCATTGATGATTATTCAAAGGTCGGAACTTTTGTAGAGATTCAAAAAAACTCTACCGTTGGAAAGAATTGTAAAATATCCTCTCACACTTTTATATGTGAAGGTGTTCATATAGAAGATAATGTTTTCATAGGACACAATGTTACTTTCATAAATGACAAATATCCGCGAGCCACAAATCTTGATGGTTCTATGCAGACAGAATCTGATTGGAAAGTTGAAGAAACTTTCATAAAAAAAGGTGCATCTATAGGATCTTCTTCTACAATCTTGTGTGGTGTTACGGTTGGAGAAAATGCGATTGTTGGTGCGGGAGCTGTTGTGACCAAGAGTGTTCCAGCCAATACTATCGTTGCCGGAGTGCCAGCCAAAGTAATTAAAAAACTTTAA
- a CDS encoding sugar transferase, whose protein sequence is MKKTPKYKYFFSIADVIVIFLSFVISIYLLRMDEHLSFVDFLSVSQPILFICLLLSFIFLFIFQFNSLYRINVILTRASHFTGIIKALYYGALNIVLVSFLIKSSNIIDSRLIIFTFLLIALPFLYLVRVELLRGLYIRLKNNQFKRNVVIIGDGKAGKLLATKLLFENPIGLEIIGFVDDDKEVAEEIVSGKKVLGRISEIREIIKEHNIDEILVAIDNDGYDKLLETLDLCKTLNVTVRLTSEMFDIVARKVSTEKYADIPVLDVAPHYNNSLTLGMKRASDILASIIGLIILSPLFIMLTLIIKTTSAGPVFFSQTRIGRNGKPFKFYKFRSMTVCKGEDEERMKKMLEFMKNGDSAAEGSKIINTNRITWIGKFIRKTSLDELPQLFNVVKGDMSLVGPRPCLPYEYENYDEWQKRRVSVIPGCTGVWQVWGRSSVSFKDSVVLDLYYINNMSPWFDLQLILQTIPTMFFSRGGK, encoded by the coding sequence ATGAAAAAAACGCCTAAGTATAAATACTTTTTTAGTATTGCGGATGTTATCGTCATCTTTCTTTCTTTTGTAATTTCGATTTATCTACTAAGGATGGATGAACATCTTTCTTTCGTTGATTTCTTAAGTGTCTCACAACCAATCTTGTTTATTTGCCTGCTCTTATCATTCATTTTTCTTTTTATCTTTCAGTTCAACAGTCTTTACCGAATAAATGTTATACTTACAAGAGCTTCACACTTTACCGGAATAATAAAAGCACTTTACTATGGTGCATTAAATATTGTTCTTGTTTCTTTTCTTATCAAATCATCTAACATAATTGATTCAAGATTAATCATTTTTACATTTTTACTAATTGCTCTTCCATTCCTTTATCTGGTACGCGTCGAATTGCTTCGCGGTTTGTATATCAGGTTAAAGAACAACCAGTTTAAAAGGAATGTTGTAATCATTGGTGATGGAAAAGCCGGCAAGTTATTAGCAACAAAATTATTATTTGAAAATCCGATAGGTTTGGAAATCATAGGTTTTGTTGATGATGATAAAGAAGTTGCAGAAGAAATTGTAAGCGGCAAAAAGGTTCTTGGAAGAATAAGTGAAATAAGAGAAATTATAAAAGAGCACAATATCGATGAGATTTTAGTCGCAATTGATAATGATGGTTATGACAAATTACTAGAAACACTTGACCTTTGTAAAACTCTTAACGTCACAGTTCGGCTTACCTCAGAAATGTTTGACATTGTTGCACGCAAGGTTTCAACTGAAAAGTACGCGGATATTCCTGTTCTTGATGTAGCACCGCATTATAATAATAGTTTGACACTTGGTATGAAAAGGGCGAGTGATATTCTCGCTTCAATTATTGGTTTGATAATTCTTTCCCCGCTTTTCATTATGCTTACACTGATTATCAAAACAACTTCAGCAGGACCTGTTTTCTTTTCTCAAACACGTATAGGAAGAAATGGAAAGCCATTTAAGTTTTATAAATTCCGTTCTATGACAGTGTGTAAAGGCGAAGACGAGGAACGGATGAAGAAGATGTTAGAGTTTATGAAAAATGGCGACTCTGCAGCCGAGGGTTCAAAGATTATTAACACAAACAGAATAACCTGGATTGGAAAATTTATACGTAAGACTTCACTCGATGAACTGCCTCAGTTGTTTAACGTAGTAAAAGGCGATATGAGTCTTGTCGGTCCGCGACCATGTTTACCTTACGAATATGAAAATTATGACGAATGGCAAAAGCGAAGAGTAAGTGTGATTCCCGGATGTACCGGTGTATGGCAGGTTTGGGGTCGCAGTTCAGTATCATTTAAAGATTCTGTAGTACTGGATCTGTACTACATAAATAATATGTCGCCCTGGTTTGATTTACAATTGATACTTCAAACTATTCCAACTATGTTTTTTTCACGTGGCGGTAAATAG
- a CDS encoding choice-of-anchor J domain-containing protein: MRLLSLLVISSFLFLLSINIRAQENQDWKWSHQTPQGNTLRWVKMWDANNWYAIGFGGTFMKTTDAGTTWYFHHQAGVPSTNGSTSALYEAHFFDMNTGVAVGTGGATRTTDGGLTWTVTTGIPTAATMYQLYFLDNNIGYCAGTTSGRFARTSDGGQTWTINTVLPSGTYYDCYSPNDTFYVVSSTSGNIRTSTDAGLTWSATINTGASFTIYKLEFRDPLNGWVAGSTGQARYTTDGGATWNAANTGLPTSTIFYDLDLQTVTAQTLDEGFEGTTFPPAGWKAVDVLGANVWNRSTTQAHSGTASAFVNYQSTGGEDWLLTPQLSIVAGDSVKFWVRKNFSSAFPPDSLLIRVSTTDTALASFGAAIIAIDVANLTASTWLQFSADLSAYAGQSIYLAFHHKDSDGNGVWVDDVEVGTPTVVNEVYLTGNSFDIYKTIDNGLNWTMVEFLNPSQPWTSTYYATEVNGNSLLTAGAFGLINSVSNGGTPTAHTQFVRAGALYDVWAAPGGDKVIAVGAPSSTGSSFDQITYTTNGGGSWNSATTTLRPNTQLNGTIHIDEQISPAEITKENETDLLMVANSYSTFRSIDMVNPDTGYVVGSLGAVYRTTNGGTSWDSLTTPIAGTASLYKVDFVDYNTGWIFSNTSDATGTIWKTTDAGTTWSQQILTGAAGNDQRIYNASMLDANTGWIVNYTPRPYRTTDGGATWELQTLVDGFGGFLYDIQMIDANLGFACGSSRRLYKTTNGGANWDTLTAPTTSVTFQALHFRDENYGVVTGTGGVTLLTTDGGLTWTVAQLNNAGATMNSIYIEPQATSTAATYTVGASGFIFKNTNVTVPVELSTFTASVSKNNVSLTWSTSSEKNNRGFQVERKNESGDWHVLGFVEGNGTTTNATHYSFKDENVAVGHYNYRLRQIDYDGTYKYYNLSETIEIGAPLNFALEQNYPNPFNPTTNIRYSVAISSHVVLKIYNVLGAEVATLVNEIQEAGIYTKEFSADQSGLNLSSGVYFYRLEAGNFTDTKKFILMK, encoded by the coding sequence CACTTCTTTGATATGAATACTGGTGTCGCCGTAGGAACAGGTGGAGCAACCAGAACAACAGATGGTGGATTAACATGGACAGTAACAACCGGTATACCAACTGCTGCAACAATGTATCAGTTATATTTCCTGGATAATAATATTGGATACTGCGCAGGCACAACTAGTGGCAGATTTGCTAGAACATCAGATGGCGGTCAAACCTGGACAATTAATACTGTACTACCTTCAGGAACATACTATGATTGTTATTCCCCAAATGATACTTTCTATGTTGTATCATCTACATCCGGAAATATTAGAACTTCTACCGATGCCGGATTGACATGGTCAGCTACGATAAATACTGGTGCATCTTTTACAATATATAAATTGGAATTTCGTGATCCATTGAATGGATGGGTTGCTGGCTCAACAGGACAGGCAAGATATACAACAGATGGCGGCGCCACCTGGAATGCTGCAAATACAGGATTACCAACGTCAACTATTTTTTATGATCTTGATTTACAAACAGTAACAGCTCAGACTTTGGATGAAGGATTTGAAGGCACCACATTCCCTCCGGCAGGGTGGAAAGCTGTTGATGTACTGGGTGCAAATGTTTGGAACAGAAGTACAACACAAGCACATTCAGGCACCGCAAGCGCATTTGTTAATTATCAATCCACAGGAGGTGAAGACTGGCTGCTTACTCCTCAATTATCTATTGTTGCAGGTGATTCAGTTAAATTCTGGGTAAGAAAAAATTTCTCATCTGCTTTTCCTCCTGATTCATTGCTTATTCGCGTATCAACAACAGATACTGCATTAGCAAGCTTTGGTGCAGCAATAATAGCAATAGATGTAGCAAACTTAACTGCTTCAACATGGCTGCAATTCTCTGCTGACCTATCTGCATATGCCGGACAAAGTATCTACCTCGCTTTTCATCATAAAGACAGTGATGGAAATGGTGTTTGGGTTGACGATGTTGAAGTTGGAACTCCAACCGTAGTTAATGAAGTTTATTTGACCGGTAACTCTTTTGATATTTATAAAACTATCGATAATGGATTAAACTGGACTATGGTGGAATTTCTAAATCCATCACAACCATGGACAAGCACTTACTATGCAACTGAGGTTAACGGAAACAGTCTGCTTACTGCAGGAGCTTTCGGATTGATTAACTCCGTTTCAAATGGCGGTACACCAACAGCGCATACTCAATTTGTTCGTGCTGGTGCATTGTATGACGTTTGGGCGGCTCCAGGAGGTGACAAAGTTATTGCGGTTGGCGCACCCTCTTCAACAGGTTCCAGCTTTGATCAGATAACCTATACCACCAATGGTGGAGGAAGTTGGAATTCTGCAACAACAACTTTACGACCAAACACACAATTAAACGGAACTATTCATATTGATGAACAAATATCACCTGCAGAAATAACTAAAGAAAATGAGACTGACTTATTAATGGTTGCTAATTCATATTCGACATTCAGAAGCATCGATATGGTGAATCCAGATACCGGATATGTTGTTGGTTCATTAGGTGCTGTTTATCGTACAACGAATGGAGGAACAAGCTGGGACTCATTAACAACTCCAATTGCAGGTACAGCAAGTTTGTATAAGGTTGATTTTGTTGACTACAACACAGGCTGGATTTTTTCAAATACTTCAGATGCTACTGGAACCATTTGGAAAACAACCGATGCCGGAACAACATGGTCACAGCAGATACTCACGGGTGCCGCTGGTAATGATCAAAGAATCTATAATGCCAGTATGCTGGATGCAAACACTGGCTGGATAGTGAATTACACACCGAGACCATACAGAACCACTGATGGCGGCGCAACATGGGAACTTCAAACATTAGTTGATGGATTCGGCGGTTTCTTGTATGATATCCAAATGATTGATGCCAATCTTGGTTTTGCCTGCGGATCATCCCGCAGACTTTATAAGACCACAAATGGGGGTGCAAACTGGGATACTCTTACTGCGCCCACAACTTCTGTAACATTCCAGGCACTACATTTTAGGGACGAAAATTATGGCGTTGTTACAGGAACTGGTGGTGTTACCTTACTTACAACTGATGGTGGATTAACATGGACAGTGGCTCAACTAAACAATGCAGGAGCTACTATGAATTCAATTTATATAGAACCACAGGCAACAAGCACGGCTGCTACTTACACTGTTGGTGCTAGTGGCTTTATATTTAAGAACACAAATGTTACCGTTCCAGTTGAATTGAGTACATTCACTGCCAGTGTTTCTAAAAACAATGTATCATTAACTTGGTCAACTTCTTCTGAAAAGAATAACAGAGGATTCCAGGTTGAGAGGAAGAATGAAAGTGGTGATTGGCATGTGCTGGGATTTGTTGAAGGTAATGGCACAACCACTAACGCAACACATTATTCATTCAAAGATGAGAATGTAGCTGTTGGTCATTATAATTATCGTCTGCGTCAGATAGATTATGATGGAACTTACAAATATTACAATCTGTCTGAAACAATTGAGATAGGTGCTCCATTAAACTTCGCACTTGAGCAAAACTATCCAAACCCATTCAATCCAACTACCAATATCAGATATAGTGTCGCAATTTCTTCACATGTTGTTTTAAAGATTTACAATGTTCTCGGTGCAGAAGTAGCAACTTTAGTAAATGAAATTCAGGAAGCTGGAATTTATACTAAAGAATTTTCCGCTGATCAATCAGGATTGAACTTAAGCAGTGGTGTTTATTTTTACAGGTTGGAAGCAGGAAACTTTACAGATACAAAGAAATTTATTTTAATGAAGTAA
- a CDS encoding DegT/DnrJ/EryC1/StrS family aminotransferase has product MQVPFLDLKIQYQSIKDEVNPAIQNVIENTAFILGNAVSGFEKDFASAHSVKHVLGVSSGTDGNHMALWALGIGAGDEVIIPANTFIATAWGATLCGATPVFVDCHPESYNIDPSKVEAAITKKTKAIVAVHLYGQPADMDALKAIADKHKIYLVEDAAQSHLAEYHGKKIGGFGVITSFSFYPGKNLGAYGEGGAVATDDDDLALKMKMIREHGQSQKYYHEMLGHNYRMEGIQGAVLGVKLKHLDKWTDGRRRAAKKYNELLSGVQQIVLPKEMNDVKHVYHLFVIRVKAGGAERSKLRNELQNFLTAAGIGTGLHYAIPLHEQNCFKNLVYKKGDFPVTEELAETGISLPMFPELTDEQIGYVCDKIKEFFKK; this is encoded by the coding sequence ATGCAAGTTCCATTTCTTGATCTAAAAATTCAGTACCAGTCAATAAAAGACGAAGTTAATCCCGCAATTCAGAATGTAATTGAAAATACCGCATTTATTTTAGGCAATGCAGTATCAGGCTTTGAAAAAGATTTTGCTTCAGCGCATTCAGTAAAGCATGTGTTAGGAGTAAGTTCTGGAACAGACGGAAACCACATGGCATTATGGGCACTTGGAATCGGAGCCGGGGACGAAGTAATTATTCCGGCGAATACTTTTATTGCAACAGCCTGGGGAGCTACTTTATGCGGCGCTACTCCTGTATTTGTAGATTGTCATCCTGAATCATACAATATTGACCCATCAAAAGTAGAAGCAGCGATAACTAAAAAAACAAAAGCAATTGTTGCAGTACATTTGTACGGTCAACCTGCTGATATGGATGCACTGAAAGCAATAGCGGATAAACACAAAATTTATCTTGTTGAAGATGCAGCACAATCACATTTAGCTGAGTACCACGGTAAAAAAATTGGTGGGTTCGGAGTTATAACTTCATTCAGCTTCTATCCCGGTAAAAATCTTGGTGCGTACGGAGAAGGTGGTGCAGTAGCAACCGATGATGATGATCTAGCATTAAAAATGAAAATGATAAGAGAACACGGTCAGTCACAGAAATATTATCACGAAATGCTCGGACACAATTATAGAATGGAAGGAATACAAGGTGCTGTACTTGGTGTTAAACTAAAACATCTTGATAAATGGACGGATGGTAGGAGAAGAGCGGCAAAAAAATATAACGAACTATTAAGCGGTGTTCAGCAGATAGTATTGCCAAAAGAAATGAATGATGTAAAGCATGTATACCACTTATTTGTGATTCGCGTTAAAGCCGGTGGTGCTGAAAGAAGCAAACTTCGTAATGAACTACAGAACTTTTTAACAGCAGCAGGTATAGGAACAGGCTTACACTATGCAATTCCATTGCACGAACAAAATTGTTTTAAAAATCTTGTATACAAAAAAGGAGATTTTCCTGTTACTGAAGAGCTCGCCGAAACCGGGATTTCTCTTCCAATGTTTCCTGAGTTAACAGACGAGCAGATAGGTTATGTTTGCGATAAGATCAAAGAGTTCTTCAAAAAATAA